CCAGTACGTCGGGCTCGCAGCGCAGATAGACCACCTGTCCCTGCTGGTTCATATAGTCCATGTTGTCAAAGAAACAGGGTGTTCCGCCTCCGCAGCTGATGATGACATCTTCAAACTCTGCCACCTCGTGGAGCATGTTACGCTCTATATTGCGGAAACCTTCCTCACCCAGCTCGGCAAAGATCTGGGGGATGGTCTTGCGACGGCGGCTCTCGATATACCAGTCGAGGTCATAGAACGGCATTCCCAGTTCTTTTGAAAGTGCCTTGCCGACAGTGGTCTTGCCGGCTCCCATGTAGCCGATAAGAATAATGCGTCGAAAAAGACTCTCCCCCTGCCCCTCCCTGTGAGGGAGGGGAGTGGTTAGACCGCTC
This region of Prevotella sp. E13-27 genomic DNA includes:
- a CDS encoding shikimate kinase, whose amino-acid sequence is MNNITESGLTTPLPHREGQGESLFRRIILIGYMGAGKTTVGKALSKELGMPFYDLDWYIESRRRKTIPQIFAELGEEGFRNIERNMLHEVAEFEDVIISCGGGTPCFFDNMDYMNQQGQVVYLRCEPDVLEKHLRMGKVERPLIKGKNAEELTAFIREQLDYREQFYNKARYTLDVSLMDNYDKIKITIEKLKELLSLVP